A genomic window from Streptomyces broussonetiae includes:
- a CDS encoding LCP family protein → MNDRYDAGDAGHGAGPYEIVGYDEYGRPVYQQVPAQQAQQAPQTAYDPYAQHQGYGYDPYATGQQPPVPAHDSGPHTAPYDAYGAQAPYDPYGTGTQQAVGHDPYGQAANTGQQPRVAGQTAHIPQQAGPAEEQRGRGERPQPPLGDGEGDYHTEQFAFVEEPDGDSEDVIDWLKFTENRTERREEARRRARSRIIALTVVLALVAVGGVGYLWYAGKLPGLSSSGSKPGAATSVGAQKRDVIVVHLHNTGQGGTSTALLVDNTTTKQGSTVLLPNSLALSGDDGSTTTLAKSVDDDGSSGTRDQLDTVLGTNIQGTWRLDTPYLQNLVDLVGNIDIDTNTDVPDPDAKKKGAEPLVHKGSAQTLSGKMAVAYATYRAAGESEDAQLERFGQVMQGVLRKLSSDPSSAVTTVQTLAQILDPPLTDKDLGTFLAKLSDLAKSGDYKTALLPVQPDGTLSAKTSDSVVKDILGGTAKSPGAGSAVRVSVQNATGVKDDTGKARVVLLNGGFTFLEGGTTSGTQAASKVVYADASDKQNATEVAKTLGLPTGSVTKGTVSSGADVSVVLGRDYKPSAS, encoded by the coding sequence GTGAACGACCGATACGACGCGGGTGACGCGGGCCATGGCGCCGGCCCGTACGAGATCGTCGGCTACGACGAGTACGGCCGGCCCGTGTACCAGCAGGTCCCGGCACAACAGGCGCAGCAGGCTCCGCAGACGGCCTACGATCCGTACGCCCAGCATCAGGGCTACGGCTACGACCCCTACGCCACCGGCCAGCAACCGCCGGTGCCCGCCCACGACTCCGGCCCGCACACCGCGCCGTACGACGCCTACGGCGCCCAGGCCCCGTACGACCCCTACGGCACCGGCACCCAGCAGGCCGTAGGGCACGATCCCTACGGGCAGGCCGCGAACACCGGGCAGCAGCCCCGGGTCGCCGGGCAGACCGCCCACATCCCGCAGCAGGCCGGGCCGGCCGAGGAGCAGCGGGGCCGGGGAGAGCGGCCTCAGCCACCCCTGGGCGACGGTGAAGGGGACTACCACACCGAGCAGTTCGCCTTCGTCGAGGAGCCGGACGGTGACTCCGAGGACGTCATCGACTGGCTGAAGTTCACCGAGAACCGAACCGAACGCCGTGAGGAGGCCCGCCGCCGCGCCCGCAGCCGGATCATCGCGCTCACCGTCGTACTCGCCCTCGTCGCCGTCGGCGGTGTCGGCTACCTCTGGTACGCCGGAAAGCTGCCCGGCCTGTCGTCCTCGGGCTCCAAGCCCGGCGCGGCCACGTCCGTGGGCGCCCAGAAGCGCGATGTGATCGTCGTCCATCTGCACAACACCGGCCAGGGCGGCACCTCCACGGCGCTGCTGGTCGACAACACCACCACCAAGCAGGGCAGCACCGTGCTGCTGCCCAACTCCCTCGCCCTGAGCGGCGACGACGGCTCCACCACGACCCTCGCCAAGTCGGTCGACGACGACGGTTCCTCCGGCACCCGCGACCAGCTCGACACCGTCCTCGGCACCAACATCCAGGGCACCTGGCGCCTCGACACCCCCTACCTGCAGAACCTGGTCGACCTGGTCGGCAACATCGACATCGACACCAACACCGACGTGCCCGACCCTGATGCCAAGAAGAAGGGCGCCGAGCCGCTCGTCCACAAGGGCAGCGCCCAGACCCTCAGCGGCAAGATGGCCGTCGCCTACGCCACCTACCGTGCCGCCGGTGAGTCCGAGGACGCCCAGCTGGAGCGGTTCGGGCAGGTCATGCAGGGCGTGTTGCGCAAACTGTCCTCCGACCCCTCGTCGGCCGTCACCACCGTGCAGACCCTCGCGCAGATCCTCGACCCGCCGCTCACCGACAAGGACCTCGGCACCTTCCTCGCCAAGCTCTCCGACCTCGCCAAGAGCGGCGACTACAAGACCGCCCTGCTGCCCGTGCAGCCCGACGGCACGCTGAGCGCCAAGACCAGCGACAGCGTGGTGAAGGACATCCTCGGCGGCACCGCCAAGAGCCCCGGGGCCGGCTCCGCGGTCCGGGTCTCCGTGCAGAACGCCACCGGTGTGAAGGACGACACCGGGAAGGCACGCGTGGTGCTCCTCAACGGAGGCTTCACTTTCCTGGAGGGCGGCACCACCTCCGGCACCCAGGCCGCCTCGAAGGTCGTCTACGCGGACGCCTCCGACAAGCAGAACGCCACCGAGGTCGCAAAGACCCTCGGACTGCCGACCGGCTCCGTGACCAAGGGCACGGTCTCCTCGGGCGCCGACGTCTCGGTCGTCCTGGGCCGGGACTACAAGCCGTCCGCCTCCTGA
- the nadD gene encoding nicotinate-nucleotide adenylyltransferase, producing the protein MGEQDMPTGPVFETADAMAQYPPYRPGRGPAHTGKRRLGVMGGTFDPIHHGHLVAASEVAAQFQLDEVVFVPTGEPWQKSHRKVSPAEDRYLMTVIATAENPQFSVSRIDIDRGGPTYTVDTLRDLRALNPDTDLFFITGADALAQLLTWRDSEELFSLAHFIGVTRPGHHLTDPGLPEGGVSLVEVPALAISSTDCRARVAKGDPIWYMVPDGVVRYIDKRELYRGE; encoded by the coding sequence ATGGGAGAGCAGGACATGCCTACCGGTCCGGTGTTCGAGACCGCCGACGCCATGGCGCAGTACCCGCCGTACCGGCCGGGCCGCGGCCCCGCGCACACGGGCAAGCGACGCCTGGGCGTCATGGGCGGAACGTTTGACCCGATCCACCACGGGCACCTCGTGGCGGCCAGCGAGGTCGCCGCGCAGTTCCAGCTGGACGAGGTGGTGTTCGTGCCCACCGGCGAGCCGTGGCAGAAGTCCCACCGCAAGGTTTCCCCGGCCGAGGACCGCTATTTGATGACGGTCATCGCGACCGCCGAGAACCCCCAGTTCTCCGTCAGTCGCATCGACATCGACCGCGGCGGCCCCACCTACACCGTGGACACCCTGCGCGACCTGCGCGCCCTCAACCCCGACACCGACCTGTTCTTCATCACCGGTGCCGACGCGCTCGCCCAGCTGCTCACCTGGCGCGACAGCGAGGAGCTGTTCTCCCTTGCGCACTTCATCGGCGTCACCCGTCCCGGTCACCATCTGACCGACCCGGGTCTGCCGGAGGGCGGCGTCTCGCTGGTCGAGGTTCCCGCGCTCGCCATCTCCTCCACAGACTGCCGTGCGAGAGTCGCCAAGGGAGACCCCATCTGGTACATGGTGCCGGACGGAGTCGTGCGCTACATCGACAAGCGCGAGCTGTACCGCGGCGAGTGA
- a CDS encoding M48 family metallopeptidase codes for MSDDGQQHTGHERVPSRQRRRFPGISSRAYEHPADRSALVALRKLSGFDTVFKALSGLLPERSLRLLFLSDSVRVSERQFQHLHDMLLDACYILDLEKVPPMYVNQDPQPNAMCIGLDEPIIVVTTGLVELLDEEEMRAVVGHEVGHALSGHSVYRTILLFLTNLALKVAWIPLGNFAVMAIITALREWFRKSELSADRAGLLVGQDVQASMRGLMKIAGGNHLHEMNVDAFLEQAEEYDSGGDLRDSVLKILNVLPRSHPFTTVRAAELKKWSESRDFQRIMDGHYERRDGDKDTSVSDSFRESAAAYASDVKTSKDPLMKLVSDLAGGAGDLGGRVRRGFDGFRTPPPAKEGPTDTDVPPRDDD; via the coding sequence ATGTCCGACGACGGCCAGCAGCACACGGGGCACGAGCGCGTGCCGAGCAGGCAGCGCAGGCGCTTCCCCGGTATCTCCTCACGCGCCTATGAGCATCCCGCCGACCGCTCGGCCCTGGTCGCGCTGCGCAAGCTGAGCGGCTTCGACACCGTCTTCAAGGCGCTCAGCGGGCTGCTGCCGGAGCGGAGCCTGAGGCTCCTGTTCCTGTCCGACTCGGTGCGTGTCTCCGAGCGGCAGTTCCAGCATCTGCACGACATGCTCCTGGACGCCTGTTACATCCTGGACCTGGAGAAGGTCCCGCCGATGTACGTCAACCAGGACCCGCAGCCGAACGCCATGTGCATCGGCCTGGACGAGCCGATCATCGTGGTCACCACGGGGCTCGTGGAGCTTCTCGACGAGGAGGAGATGCGCGCGGTCGTCGGCCATGAGGTGGGCCACGCGCTGTCCGGCCACTCGGTGTACCGCACGATCCTGCTGTTCCTGACCAATCTCGCGCTCAAGGTCGCCTGGATCCCGCTGGGCAATTTCGCGGTCATGGCGATCATCACGGCCCTGCGGGAGTGGTTCCGCAAGTCGGAGCTGTCCGCGGACCGCGCGGGTCTGCTGGTGGGCCAGGACGTGCAGGCCTCGATGCGCGGCCTGATGAAGATCGCGGGCGGTAATCATCTGCACGAGATGAACGTGGACGCCTTTCTGGAGCAGGCCGAGGAGTACGACTCGGGGGGCGATCTGCGTGACTCGGTGCTGAAGATCCTGAACGTGCTGCCGCGCTCGCATCCGTTCACCACCGTGCGGGCGGCCGAGCTGAAGAAGTGGTCCGAGTCCCGGGACTTCCAGCGGATCATGGACGGCCACTACGAGCGGCGTGACGGGGACAAGGACACCTCGGTCAGCGACTCCTTCCGCGAGTCGGCGGCCGCCTACGCGAGCGACGTCAAGACGTCCAAGGACCCGCTGATGAAGCTGGTCTCGGACCTCGCGGGCGGCGCGGGCGACCTGGGCGGCAGGGTGCGGCGCGGCTTCGACGGCTTCCGGACCCCGCCGCCGGCGAAGGAAGGCCCGACGGACACGGACGTTCCGCCCCGGGACGACGACTGA